Proteins from a genomic interval of Gemmatimonadaceae bacterium:
- a CDS encoding glycoside hydrolase family 3 N-terminal domain-containing protein, which produces MTMLLPLQPAVAQQLPYRNPKLPIERRITDLLGRMTLEEKVAQMLCLWDQKKLITDASGRFNPTRAPKWFRVGIGRIERPQDGHDARSEAEFANAIQRWVHDSTRLGIPVMFNEEALHGLEAVGATSFPQAIALASTWNPDLVQRVFTATAAEARARGVDQVLAPVVDIGRDPRWGRFEETYGEDPYLAARMGVAAVRGFQGTDAIIGPSHVYATLKHMAGHGQPESGTNVGPASIGERTLRDMFLYPFEVAIKEAGAKSVMASYNEVDGIPSHVNRWMLHDVLRGEWGFNGTVVSDWFAIDQLVGRHHVAVDDADAARRALDATVDIELPDPAAYATLVDQVRQKQVSVQAIDDAVRRLLRPKFVLGLFENPYVDPDAAARISGAEDTRPLALEAAQQAMILLRNEGHLLPLRADAARRVAVIGPHAAELLLGGYAGVPSHYVTILDGIKARLGAASTVEYAEGVRITEDSVFTHDPQPHIGGTRSRPRDDANLVVAADSASNAPRIANAVALAKRSDVVILVLGDNEQTAREAYENNHLGDRSSLRLPGQQEELALAVAATGTPVVLLLINGRPPSIPSLVPKIPAIVEGWYLGQETGTAVASVLFGDVNPGGKLPATIARDVGQLPVFYNYKPTARRGYVLDTIAPLFPFGYGLSYTTFSYANLRVASNHIQANGNTTVSVDVKNTGSRSGDEVVQLYIRDEVSAATRPVKELRGFQRVSLEPGQTRTVTFPVGPDHLSYHGLGMKRVVEPGRFDLMVGGNSADVQSIVLTVDPAPVAPLKR; this is translated from the coding sequence ATGACAATGTTGCTGCCGCTACAGCCAGCCGTCGCCCAACAACTGCCGTATCGCAATCCGAAGCTCCCGATCGAACGACGCATCACCGACCTCCTCGGACGCATGACGCTCGAGGAAAAAGTCGCGCAGATGCTTTGCCTGTGGGATCAGAAAAAGCTGATTACCGATGCGAGCGGCCGATTCAATCCGACTCGCGCACCGAAATGGTTTCGCGTCGGCATCGGGCGCATCGAACGTCCGCAGGACGGGCATGATGCGCGCTCCGAAGCGGAATTCGCGAATGCCATTCAGCGCTGGGTGCACGACAGCACGCGACTCGGCATTCCCGTCATGTTCAACGAAGAGGCGTTGCACGGTCTCGAGGCGGTCGGCGCGACGAGCTTTCCGCAGGCCATCGCGCTGGCGAGCACCTGGAATCCCGATCTCGTGCAGCGCGTATTCACGGCGACGGCGGCTGAAGCGCGCGCGCGAGGCGTCGACCAAGTGCTGGCTCCGGTCGTGGACATCGGCCGCGATCCGCGCTGGGGCCGTTTCGAGGAGACGTACGGCGAAGATCCGTATCTCGCGGCGCGCATGGGCGTCGCCGCGGTGCGGGGCTTTCAGGGGACAGACGCGATCATTGGGCCGAGCCACGTCTATGCCACGCTCAAGCACATGGCGGGACACGGGCAGCCCGAGTCGGGAACGAACGTCGGGCCGGCGTCGATCGGCGAGCGTACGCTGCGCGACATGTTCCTGTATCCGTTCGAGGTCGCGATCAAGGAAGCCGGTGCGAAGAGTGTGATGGCATCGTACAACGAGGTCGACGGCATTCCATCGCACGTGAATCGCTGGATGTTGCACGACGTACTGCGTGGCGAATGGGGATTCAACGGGACTGTCGTATCGGACTGGTTCGCGATCGATCAGCTGGTCGGCCGCCACCACGTTGCCGTGGATGACGCGGACGCCGCGCGCCGCGCGCTCGACGCGACCGTCGACATCGAGTTGCCCGATCCAGCCGCCTACGCGACGCTCGTCGATCAAGTCCGGCAGAAACAAGTATCGGTGCAGGCGATCGACGACGCGGTCCGCCGGCTGCTTCGCCCCAAGTTCGTGCTTGGCTTATTCGAGAATCCTTACGTCGACCCGGATGCGGCGGCGCGGATCTCCGGCGCGGAGGACACGCGGCCGCTTGCGCTGGAGGCGGCGCAGCAGGCAATGATTCTCCTGCGCAACGAAGGACACCTCCTTCCGCTCCGCGCCGACGCGGCCCGACGCGTCGCCGTGATCGGGCCACACGCCGCCGAGTTGCTGCTTGGCGGTTACGCCGGCGTTCCGTCGCACTACGTCACGATTCTCGATGGGATCAAGGCGCGCCTTGGCGCGGCGTCGACGGTCGAGTACGCGGAGGGCGTCCGCATCACCGAAGATTCGGTGTTCACGCACGACCCGCAGCCGCACATCGGCGGCACGCGGTCGCGGCCGCGTGATGACGCCAACCTCGTCGTCGCGGCCGATTCGGCCAGCAATGCGCCGCGCATCGCGAACGCGGTCGCGCTGGCGAAGCGAAGCGATGTCGTCATCCTCGTGCTGGGCGACAACGAGCAGACCGCGCGCGAAGCGTATGAGAACAATCATCTCGGCGACCGTTCGTCGCTGAGACTGCCCGGACAGCAGGAGGAGCTCGCGCTCGCCGTGGCGGCAACTGGAACGCCGGTCGTGCTGCTTTTGATCAACGGCCGTCCGCCATCCATTCCCAGTCTCGTTCCGAAGATCCCCGCGATCGTCGAAGGCTGGTATCTCGGTCAGGAAACTGGAACGGCGGTCGCGTCGGTGTTGTTCGGCGACGTGAATCCGGGCGGGAAGCTGCCGGCGACGATCGCGCGCGATGTCGGACAGCTTCCGGTATTCTACAACTACAAACCGACGGCGCGTCGCGGATACGTGCTCGATACGATCGCGCCGCTCTTTCCATTTGGATACGGGCTGTCCTACACGACGTTCTCGTACGCGAACCTGCGCGTGGCGTCGAATCACATTCAGGCGAACGGCAACACGACCGTTTCGGTGGACGTGAAGAACACCGGATCGCGTAGCGGCGACGAGGTCGTCCAGTTGTACATCCGTGACGAGGTGAGCGCGGCCACGCGGCCTGTCAAGGAGCTGAGAGGCTTCCAGCGCGTCTCGCTCGAGCCTGGCCAGACGCGTACCGTCACGTTCCCGGTGGGACCCGATCATCTTTCGTATCACGGGCTCGGCATGAAGCGTGTCGTCGAGCCCGGCCGATTTGATCTCATGGTCGGCGGCAACTCCGCCGATGTGCAATCGATCGTTCTGACCGTCGATCCTGCGCCGGTCGCGCCACTCAAACGGTAA
- a CDS encoding endo-1,4-beta-xylanase, whose translation MPQRTTLKDAFAGSFLIGAAINGRQILGADSIGDALIASQFNSITPENVLKWAPVEPRPGQFDFAAPDRYVALGQRRGMKIIGHTLVWHNQTPAWVFQDAAGGPASRDTLIARMRSHIFAVVGRYKGRIRGWDVVNEAVNEDGSLRQSPWLRIIGPEYIAMAFRFAHEADPTAELHYNDFSVEGSAKRAGIVKLVKSLRAENVPITAIGMQEHQKLDWPAPGAIDSAITDLASTGLELMVTELDVDVLPSNRGQRTEAIEQQLMRTGAPDPYRAGLPDSVQRQLARRYAEIVRVYLAHRDVIKRVTFWGVDDADTWLNNFPVRGRTNYPLLFDRRGAPKPAFDSVVAAVSARGKL comes from the coding sequence GTGCCTCAGCGTACCACGCTGAAAGACGCATTCGCCGGTTCTTTCCTCATCGGCGCCGCAATCAACGGCCGTCAAATTCTCGGCGCCGACTCCATCGGTGACGCGCTCATCGCGTCGCAGTTCAACTCGATCACGCCGGAGAATGTGCTCAAGTGGGCGCCGGTCGAGCCGCGGCCCGGTCAGTTCGACTTCGCCGCGCCGGATCGTTACGTCGCGCTCGGCCAACGGCGTGGGATGAAGATCATCGGCCACACTCTCGTGTGGCACAATCAGACGCCGGCGTGGGTCTTTCAGGATGCAGCGGGTGGACCGGCGTCGCGCGACACGCTCATCGCGCGCATGCGCTCGCACATCTTCGCTGTCGTCGGCCGGTACAAGGGTCGCATTCGTGGCTGGGACGTCGTGAACGAAGCCGTGAATGAAGACGGTTCGCTTCGCCAATCGCCGTGGCTGCGCATCATCGGACCCGAATACATCGCGATGGCGTTTCGATTCGCACACGAAGCAGATCCGACGGCCGAGCTTCACTACAACGACTTCTCGGTGGAAGGATCGGCGAAGCGCGCCGGCATCGTGAAGCTCGTCAAGTCGCTGCGCGCCGAGAACGTTCCGATCACGGCGATTGGCATGCAGGAGCATCAGAAGCTGGATTGGCCGGCGCCCGGCGCGATCGATTCCGCAATCACGGATCTTGCGAGCACGGGCCTGGAGCTCATGGTTACGGAGCTCGACGTCGACGTGCTGCCAAGCAATCGCGGGCAGCGCACGGAGGCGATCGAGCAGCAGTTGATGCGAACCGGCGCGCCCGATCCATATCGCGCCGGCTTGCCGGACTCGGTGCAGCGCCAGCTCGCGCGGCGCTACGCCGAGATCGTGCGAGTGTACCTTGCGCACCGAGACGTCATCAAGCGCGTGACGTTCTGGGGCGTGGACGACGCGGATACGTGGCTGAACAACTTCCCCGTGCGCGGCCGGACGAACTATCCGCTGTTGTTCGATCGACGCGGCGCACCGAAACCTGCGTTTGACTCGGTCGTGGCCGCCGTTTCGGCGCGGGGGAAGTTGTGA
- a CDS encoding RagB/SusD family nutrient uptake outer membrane protein: MKRILLSTVTLGLVAGAFACTNLDEKLITGVSSQYYSTPDGLNSAVIASYAQLRGYYGREQLLSLQQVGTDTWMAADQAGSNNKEFDSYSGGLNSTVAPLANTWNPAYQAINTLNAALDRGPAATGISAAVKNSLLGEAHFLRALNYFNLVRQFGDVTLEVHENQGVVVTAVRDSAAKIYRLIIADLDTAVNFLPATQSDFGRATKGAAQTLRSLVYLTRAYQPYSPSKSGDFTQALADAKAVIGSGTYALEPNFADLWCVARPADPGRTGYCDNTGYNGNRKEFIFTVQFGPNGIYNATNVDADNEYNYLHLVFLGQYDNNGIWVGTPRDLNNGRPFRRLMPTPYELSLWNKYSGTPGASDILDTRFDATFQTVWNVTSGGVKNSTTNCPACTSGATENAGDTAAVYYPFGVTQAFRQSRPFQILTPCPTQQINNAAADFTAAGYCGDRNNANDGFFNWQRYPSLKKFQDNLRANLTAQEGGKVQAIFRLGEVYLIAAEADVGLGNTGEAAQMINVLHQRAASPAHKNDYNVTAAQMNLDYIMDERERELAGEFTRWYDITRPGVDFFLARVKKYNPHAAANVAARHFLRPIPQSQIDGVVVGPKYPQNPGY; this comes from the coding sequence ATGAAGCGCATACTGCTTTCGACTGTGACGCTGGGGCTCGTGGCGGGGGCCTTCGCGTGCACGAATCTCGACGAAAAACTGATTACCGGTGTGAGCAGCCAGTATTACTCGACACCGGACGGTCTCAACTCGGCCGTCATCGCGTCGTACGCGCAACTGCGCGGCTACTATGGCCGCGAGCAGCTGCTCTCACTGCAGCAAGTCGGCACGGACACGTGGATGGCCGCCGACCAGGCAGGATCGAACAACAAGGAGTTCGACAGCTACAGCGGCGGACTGAATTCCACCGTTGCACCGCTCGCGAACACGTGGAACCCGGCGTATCAGGCGATCAACACGTTGAACGCGGCGCTCGATCGCGGTCCGGCGGCGACGGGCATTTCGGCCGCGGTGAAGAACAGCCTTCTGGGTGAAGCGCACTTTCTCCGCGCGCTCAATTATTTCAATCTCGTACGCCAGTTTGGCGACGTGACATTGGAAGTGCACGAGAACCAAGGCGTCGTCGTCACCGCGGTGCGCGACTCGGCCGCGAAGATTTACCGTTTGATCATCGCCGATCTCGATACCGCGGTGAATTTCCTTCCGGCCACGCAGAGCGATTTCGGCCGAGCGACGAAGGGGGCCGCGCAGACACTGCGGTCGCTGGTCTATCTCACGCGAGCATATCAGCCGTATTCGCCGAGCAAGTCGGGCGACTTCACGCAGGCGCTGGCGGATGCGAAGGCCGTGATCGGCTCGGGCACGTACGCGCTGGAGCCGAACTTCGCGGACCTGTGGTGCGTCGCGCGCCCCGCCGATCCCGGTCGCACCGGCTATTGCGACAACACCGGCTACAACGGCAATCGCAAGGAATTCATCTTCACCGTGCAGTTTGGACCGAACGGCATCTATAACGCCACCAACGTGGATGCCGACAACGAATACAACTATCTGCATCTCGTCTTCCTCGGCCAGTACGACAACAACGGCATTTGGGTCGGCACGCCGCGCGATCTGAACAACGGCCGTCCGTTCCGCCGGCTCATGCCGACGCCGTACGAGCTGTCACTGTGGAACAAGTACAGCGGCACGCCGGGCGCGAGCGACATTCTCGACACGCGCTTCGACGCGACGTTCCAGACCGTATGGAACGTGACGTCTGGCGGCGTGAAGAACTCCACCACCAACTGTCCCGCGTGTACGAGTGGTGCGACAGAGAACGCCGGCGATACCGCGGCCGTCTACTATCCGTTCGGGGTGACACAGGCGTTCCGGCAGTCTCGCCCGTTCCAGATTCTCACGCCGTGCCCGACGCAGCAGATCAACAACGCAGCGGCGGACTTCACGGCCGCGGGCTACTGCGGCGATCGCAACAACGCGAACGACGGCTTCTTCAACTGGCAGCGCTATCCGTCGCTCAAGAAGTTCCAGGACAACCTGCGCGCGAACCTCACGGCGCAGGAAGGCGGCAAGGTGCAGGCGATCTTCCGGCTCGGCGAAGTCTACCTGATTGCCGCCGAAGCGGATGTTGGCCTGGGGAACACGGGCGAGGCCGCGCAGATGATCAACGTGTTGCACCAGCGCGCCGCGAGCCCGGCCCACAAGAACGATTACAATGTGACCGCCGCGCAGATGAATCTCGATTACATCATGGATGAGCGCGAGCGCGAGCTCGCCGGTGAGTTCACGCGGTGGTACGACATCACGCGCCCGGGTGTCGACTTCTTCCTGGCGCGCGTGAAGAAGTACAATCCGCATGCGGCGGCGAATGTGGCGGCGCGCCACTTTCTGCGGCCGATTCCGCAGTCGCAGATCGACGGCGTCGTCGTGGGGCCCAAGTATCCGCAGAATCCGGGATACTGA
- a CDS encoding TonB-dependent receptor gives MGRRILLAILTLFVAGATAAAQTGGTVVGRVSAVDGRPLSGIQIAISALARGATTDTAGRFTIANVPAGTHQLQARGIGFLLGTTTVTVVNGQTATVTLQLSSTATELNPVVVVGYGEQERRTVTGAVSTVTAEKLQDIPTSDPMKALQGRVPGVEISAATNEPGAAMNVRIRGVRSLTASNEPLYVVDGVPLGGGIQDFNPSTIESIDVLKDAAATAIYGSRGANGVILVTTKKGINDGRLHSTYSLDTYYGTQDPVRLIPMMNLQQYVQYMHDAAAANGQDTSLAKLFTAKQVLAIKNNISTDWQRAVLRSGAQRQVQAGLNGTSGDTRFSVNGNYFDQVGLIPGQGYNRGSAFASIDHSSDRLKLGLTSNLSRILTDQGEGGGAYGYALAMTPLGRPTNFTNPDSAGLLDPRPDDDPLNINPVLEAQSVVRQQTVNRVFGAAYAEYEISNGLTYRMNFGPDYTQLTNGCFNGPWTHGTCANLGANSSNQGQPPQAGQFNQQDFTYTLDNILHYNKRVWTAHQFDFTGLYSIQHDKFTKDSLYASNLPYPTQLWYDLGSGTAGNERSLISEWALQSYMGRVNYTLLDRYSVSLTERADGSSRLAPGHKWAYFPSLGLAWNASDENFMRHLPWVSALKVRGSVGNTGNTAIGPYQTEGTLAARLYTFGSTRVQGYKPGSIPNPDLGWEKTQQSDVGLEYGLWNNRVNGSIDVYKMDTKDLLLTRLLPATSGFLSTLQNVGSTRNKGVELGLSTTNLQNWRGLSWTMDVNWATNKNEITGLASGATSDVGNVWFVGHPINIPTDGLRQVFYDYKYVGVWQFADTALMKKFNATGSTFKVGDPRVADVNGDGKITADDRTFIGDTYPGWTASWSNRFTYHGFDVSGLATWKWNYLFRDGTPRSYFGRFNNVADLDYWTPTNPTNKNPAPTTGAVDRLYASTRLYVDGSHWRIRNITAGYTIDHRLANRVGLQSLRIYGTAQDPYIHSNYIGIDPEVAGAVPTVRTLLLGTNVVF, from the coding sequence ATGGGACGCCGGATTCTCCTTGCGATCCTCACTCTCTTTGTGGCGGGCGCGACCGCCGCCGCACAAACCGGCGGCACCGTCGTCGGACGAGTGAGCGCTGTAGACGGAAGACCGCTGTCCGGAATTCAGATTGCCATCAGCGCGCTGGCGCGTGGTGCGACGACTGATACCGCCGGGCGATTTACCATCGCGAACGTGCCGGCCGGAACGCACCAGCTGCAAGCGCGGGGCATTGGGTTCCTGCTCGGCACCACGACTGTGACCGTCGTCAACGGACAGACCGCGACGGTGACGCTGCAGCTCTCGTCGACCGCGACCGAGCTCAATCCCGTGGTCGTCGTCGGATACGGCGAGCAGGAACGACGCACGGTCACCGGCGCCGTCTCCACCGTAACCGCGGAGAAACTGCAGGACATTCCCACGTCCGATCCGATGAAGGCGCTTCAGGGCCGCGTGCCCGGCGTCGAGATCTCGGCGGCGACAAACGAGCCCGGCGCGGCGATGAACGTGCGCATTCGCGGCGTTCGGTCGCTCACCGCGAGCAACGAGCCGCTCTACGTCGTGGACGGCGTCCCGCTCGGCGGCGGCATTCAGGATTTCAATCCATCGACGATCGAGTCGATCGACGTGCTGAAGGATGCGGCGGCTACCGCGATCTATGGCAGCCGAGGCGCGAATGGCGTCATCCTGGTGACGACGAAGAAGGGCATCAACGACGGCCGCCTGCACTCGACGTACAGCCTCGACACGTACTACGGCACGCAGGATCCGGTGCGATTGATTCCGATGATGAACCTGCAACAGTACGTGCAGTACATGCACGACGCGGCCGCGGCGAACGGGCAGGACACCAGCCTCGCCAAGCTCTTCACGGCGAAGCAGGTGCTCGCCATCAAGAACAACATCAGCACCGACTGGCAGCGCGCGGTGTTGCGCAGCGGCGCGCAGCGACAGGTCCAGGCGGGGCTGAACGGCACCAGCGGCGACACGCGCTTCAGCGTGAACGGCAACTACTTCGACCAGGTGGGTCTGATTCCGGGCCAGGGCTACAATCGCGGCTCGGCGTTCGCGTCGATCGATCACTCGTCGGATCGACTCAAGCTCGGATTGACGAGCAATCTCTCGCGCATTCTCACCGATCAGGGCGAGGGGGGCGGCGCGTACGGCTATGCGCTCGCGATGACTCCGCTCGGCCGGCCGACGAACTTCACCAACCCCGATTCGGCGGGCCTGCTCGATCCGCGGCCTGATGATGATCCGCTGAACATCAATCCGGTGCTCGAGGCACAGTCGGTTGTCCGCCAGCAGACGGTGAATCGCGTCTTCGGCGCGGCGTACGCGGAATACGAGATCTCGAATGGTCTGACGTATCGCATGAACTTCGGCCCGGACTACACGCAGCTCACCAACGGCTGCTTCAATGGACCGTGGACGCATGGCACCTGCGCGAACCTGGGCGCGAACAGCTCGAACCAGGGCCAGCCGCCGCAGGCGGGACAGTTCAACCAGCAGGACTTCACGTACACGCTCGACAACATCCTGCATTACAACAAGCGGGTGTGGACGGCGCATCAGTTCGATTTCACGGGCTTGTACAGCATTCAGCACGACAAGTTCACGAAGGATTCGCTCTACGCCTCGAACCTGCCGTATCCGACGCAGCTCTGGTACGATCTGGGGTCGGGCACGGCCGGCAATGAGAGAAGTTTGATCTCCGAGTGGGCGCTGCAGTCCTACATGGGCCGCGTGAACTACACGCTGCTCGATCGGTATTCGGTGTCTCTCACGGAACGCGCCGACGGGTCGAGCCGGTTGGCGCCGGGGCACAAGTGGGCGTATTTCCCCTCGCTCGGCCTCGCATGGAACGCCAGCGATGAAAACTTCATGCGGCACCTGCCGTGGGTCAGCGCGCTCAAGGTTCGCGGCAGTGTTGGCAACACGGGCAACACCGCGATCGGTCCGTACCAGACCGAAGGCACGCTCGCCGCGCGGTTGTACACGTTCGGCTCGACGCGCGTGCAGGGCTACAAGCCCGGCTCGATTCCGAATCCCGATCTCGGTTGGGAGAAGACGCAGCAGAGCGACGTCGGGCTCGAGTACGGGTTGTGGAACAACCGCGTGAACGGCAGCATCGACGTCTACAAGATGGACACGAAGGATTTGCTGCTGACGCGCCTCTTGCCCGCGACGTCGGGCTTCCTGTCGACGCTGCAGAACGTCGGCTCGACGCGGAACAAGGGCGTCGAGCTCGGGCTCTCGACGACCAATCTCCAGAACTGGCGCGGGCTCTCGTGGACGATGGACGTGAACTGGGCGACGAACAAGAACGAGATCACCGGGCTGGCCAGCGGCGCGACGTCGGACGTCGGCAACGTGTGGTTCGTCGGTCACCCGATCAACATTCCGACGGACGGGCTTCGCCAGGTCTTCTACGACTACAAGTACGTCGGCGTGTGGCAGTTCGCCGATACCGCGCTGATGAAGAAGTTCAACGCGACCGGCAGCACGTTCAAAGTCGGCGATCCGCGCGTCGCGGACGTGAACGGCGACGGAAAGATCACGGCGGATGATCGCACGTTCATCGGCGACACGTATCCCGGTTGGACGGCGAGCTGGTCGAACCGCTTCACGTATCACGGCTTCGACGTCTCGGGCCTCGCGACGTGGAAGTGGAACTATCTGTTCCGCGACGGCACGCCGCGCAGCTATTTCGGCCGCTTCAACAACGTCGCGGATCTCGACTACTGGACGCCGACGAATCCCACGAACAAGAACCCGGCACCGACCACAGGCGCCGTCGACCGCCTGTATGCGAGCACGCGTCTCTACGTCGACGGATCCCACTGGCGCATTCGCAACATCACGGCCGGGTACACGATCGATCATCGCCTGGCCAATCGCGTCGGATTGCAGAGTCTTCGCATCTACGGCACGGCGCAGGATCCGTACATCCACTCGAACTACATCGGCATCGATCCGGAAGTCGCGGGCGCGGTGCCGACGGTTCGCACGCTGCTCCTCGGCACGAACGTCGTTTTCTAG
- a CDS encoding sialate O-acetylesterase — MRPFRLFAVALSIALCEHVADAQTSSAAGRNMALRLPRIFSDGMVLQRDKPIRIWGWSAPGANVDARLGNSSAHTQANAAGTWSLTLSERPAGGPTTLLVRSSGDSLLLANILIGDVWVASGQSNMEFRVAQAANAAAAIADANDLSIREFKVPNSWAGEPEDELAGGSWAPADPAHVGNFSAVAYFFARHLRPSVAVPIGIVNATWGGSNIETWISRGAQHLTDSAWTAIQQGEAAHDNAVRDSLRQRVGSLPEIDSGLVNDSARWADPALDERGWADIRVPAYWESQGYPGLDGVGWYRTSFMLDATDIAKGVSLSLAAIDDDDIAWVNGVKIGATNGYNVTRLYRLPAATLHTGRNVLAIRVNDGGGGGGINGNASLVFGDTTRRALDGTWKFRVGRVTLGTDGQRINKIPTILYNKMVHPILPFAIEGVLWYQGESNANNAEQARAYRALFATLVTSWRREWTGGGRDFPFLWVQLPGFGQPDSVPPLDPAWSLQREAMDAALSLPATGRAIAIDLGDADNIHPTDKNEVGARLALVGRRVAYGQQVDASAPAYRSFTTRGDTIVVSLTGGELAMHGAHLGGFALSAADKRFIWANAKIVGNRVFVWSDRVHAPAAVRYAWTNNPAGANLYGTNGLPVAPFRSDRW, encoded by the coding sequence ATGCGACCGTTTCGCCTCTTTGCCGTCGCTCTCTCGATCGCCCTTTGTGAGCACGTCGCGGACGCCCAAACCTCGTCAGCGGCTGGACGAAATATGGCGTTGCGGCTGCCACGTATCTTCAGCGATGGCATGGTTTTACAGCGCGACAAACCAATCCGGATCTGGGGCTGGTCCGCGCCCGGCGCGAACGTCGACGCCCGGCTGGGCAACAGCTCCGCACACACCCAAGCGAACGCCGCCGGAACATGGTCGCTGACCCTATCGGAGCGACCGGCAGGCGGTCCGACCACCCTCCTAGTCCGCTCGAGCGGCGATTCCCTGCTCCTCGCCAACATCCTGATCGGCGACGTCTGGGTGGCCTCGGGCCAATCCAACATGGAATTCCGCGTGGCTCAGGCGGCGAATGCCGCGGCGGCGATCGCGGACGCGAACGACCTGAGCATTCGTGAATTTAAAGTTCCTAATTCATGGGCCGGCGAGCCGGAGGACGAGCTCGCGGGAGGATCGTGGGCGCCGGCGGACCCGGCACACGTCGGCAATTTCAGCGCGGTCGCCTACTTCTTCGCGCGGCATCTGCGGCCGAGCGTCGCGGTGCCGATCGGGATCGTGAACGCGACGTGGGGCGGCAGCAACATCGAAACGTGGATCTCGCGCGGCGCGCAGCATCTCACCGACAGCGCATGGACGGCAATCCAGCAAGGCGAAGCCGCGCACGACAACGCCGTCCGCGATTCACTCCGCCAACGAGTCGGCAGCTTGCCCGAGATCGACTCCGGCCTCGTGAACGACAGCGCGCGCTGGGCGGATCCTGCCCTCGACGAGCGTGGATGGGCCGACATCCGCGTGCCTGCATACTGGGAATCACAGGGATATCCGGGCCTGGACGGCGTCGGTTGGTATCGCACGTCGTTCATGCTCGATGCGACCGACATCGCAAAGGGCGTGAGCCTGTCGCTCGCCGCGATCGACGACGACGACATCGCGTGGGTGAACGGGGTGAAGATTGGCGCGACGAACGGCTACAACGTCACGCGACTCTATCGCCTGCCTGCAGCGACGCTACACACGGGCCGCAACGTCCTCGCGATTCGCGTGAACGACGGCGGCGGCGGTGGCGGCATCAATGGCAACGCGTCGCTCGTCTTCGGGGACACCACGCGTCGCGCGCTCGACGGCACGTGGAAATTCAGAGTCGGACGCGTCACGCTCGGCACCGACGGACAACGCATCAACAAGATTCCGACGATTCTCTACAACAAGATGGTGCACCCGATCCTGCCGTTCGCGATCGAGGGTGTGCTGTGGTATCAAGGCGAATCGAACGCGAACAATGCCGAGCAGGCGCGCGCATATCGCGCGCTGTTCGCGACGCTCGTGACAAGCTGGCGGCGCGAGTGGACCGGCGGCGGCCGCGATTTTCCATTTCTGTGGGTGCAGCTGCCGGGCTTCGGACAGCCGGACAGTGTGCCGCCGCTCGACCCTGCGTGGTCGCTGCAACGCGAGGCGATGGATGCCGCGCTGTCGTTGCCGGCGACCGGCCGCGCGATCGCGATCGATTTGGGCGACGCCGACAATATTCATCCAACGGACAAGAACGAGGTCGGCGCGCGGCTGGCGCTGGTCGGCCGCCGCGTCGCGTACGGACAACAGGTCGATGCATCGGCGCCTGCGTATCGCTCCTTCACGACGCGCGGCGACACAATTGTCGTGTCGCTCACGGGCGGCGAGCTCGCGATGCATGGCGCTCACCTTGGCGGTTTCGCGCTCTCTGCCGCCGACAAGCGATTCATCTGGGCGAACGCGAAGATTGTGGGCAATCGGGTATTTGTGTGGAGCGATCGCGTGCATGCGCCCGCGGCGGTGCGGTATGCGTGGACGAATAATCCGGCGGGCGCGAATCTGTATGGAACGAACGGGCTGCCGGTGGCGCCCTTCAGGTCTGATCGGTGGTAG